Proteins from a genomic interval of Sphingobacterium lactis:
- a CDS encoding MraY family glycosyltransferase, producing the protein MEFVILLVPFLLAIFLGKIIIPYIMLITYKKRLFDPVDARKLHQSIIPRLGGVAFVPIQCCLLAITMVIVYKTNFVNLGIVTWEIFPMFIMLVCGMVILYIIGIADDLIGVSYKWKFVAQILVASLFPLSGLWINDLYGLLFITYLPAWVGIPFTIFVVVLIINAINLIDGLDGLCSGLVGVGCLVLGSLFAYYQAWIHALLAFITTGILISFFYYNVFGASKRRRRIFMGDTGSMTLGYTMAFLAISFAMNNFAIKPFSEGAIVVAFSILIVPVFDVARVIFIRWYKGLPLFKADRSHLHHKLLRSGMSHKNAMMSILALSLFFCIFNIVTVQYISNNIVVLLDLILWGSFTLIFNYIVNKKKGQLELNDKKEDNVNVSVIN; encoded by the coding sequence ATGGAGTTTGTTATTCTGCTCGTACCGTTCTTACTTGCGATTTTCTTGGGAAAGATCATCATACCCTATATTATGTTGATTACCTACAAGAAACGCCTGTTTGATCCTGTTGATGCCAGAAAATTACATCAAAGTATAATCCCTAGACTTGGCGGTGTTGCTTTCGTGCCTATACAGTGTTGTCTTTTGGCCATAACCATGGTCATCGTTTATAAAACAAACTTCGTCAACTTAGGAATTGTTACATGGGAGATTTTTCCCATGTTCATTATGTTGGTCTGCGGGATGGTGATCCTGTATATCATTGGTATTGCAGATGATTTGATAGGTGTCAGTTACAAATGGAAATTTGTCGCTCAAATTTTGGTGGCTAGTTTATTTCCGCTATCTGGCTTATGGATCAATGACTTATATGGTTTGTTGTTCATCACTTATTTACCTGCATGGGTAGGAATTCCTTTCACCATTTTTGTCGTTGTCCTGATCATCAATGCGATAAACCTCATCGATGGTCTGGATGGTTTATGTTCCGGATTGGTAGGGGTAGGGTGCTTGGTACTCGGGTCTTTATTTGCGTATTACCAAGCGTGGATTCATGCCTTATTGGCCTTTATTACCACCGGGATCTTAATTTCCTTTTTCTATTACAACGTTTTTGGTGCTTCCAAGCGCAGACGCCGGATTTTTATGGGCGATACGGGAAGTATGACATTGGGGTATACGATGGCTTTCTTGGCGATCAGCTTTGCCATGAATAACTTTGCCATTAAGCCTTTTTCCGAAGGTGCGATTGTCGTAGCATTCTCGATACTTATTGTACCGGTATTTGATGTTGCCCGCGTGATCTTTATCCGTTGGTATAAAGGCTTGCCCCTGTTCAAGGCGGATCGCAGTCACCTCCACCATAAGTTGTTGCGTTCCGGCATGTCTCATAAAAATGCGATGATGTCCATCCTCGCACTTTCACTTTTCTTTTGTATTTTTAATATTGTCACGGTACAATATATCAGCAATAATATTGTCGTTTTGTTGGATTTGATCCTATGGGGTTCTTTTACATTGATATTTAATTATATCGTGAATAAAAAAAAAGGACAATTGGAATTGAATGACAAAAAGGAGGACAATGTGAATGTGTCTGTTATAAATTAA
- a CDS encoding thiamine pyrophosphate-dependent enzyme, which yields MAKIVAEQLVEMLVEAGVKRIYAVTGDSLNYFNEAVRKDGRLEWIHVRHEEVGAYAAAAEAELDGIACCAGSCGPGHVHLINGVYEAHRAHVPMIVIASTIPTHQMGMDYFQETNTYKLFDDCSSYNQLITTVEQAPRMIQAAIQHAISKKGVSVIGLPGDISELKAHETHTSTQVFRCNPVIRPSNMELQQLADLINNGKTVTIYAGIGANGAREEIRALAQYLKAPVGYSFRGKMNAQLEAPYDVGMTGLLGIPSCYQAMKEADVLLLLGTDMPYDEFMPLDNKIIQIDTAEERLGRRAKLAMGLVGDIKETILALLPLLHEKTDPAFLDSFGKFATKVAESLHEYVEDSGKENAIQPEYVADVLNTHATSNAIFTVDTGMSCVWGARYIHQIGDRKLLGSFNHGSMANAMPMAIGASLAHPERQVIAMCGDGGISMLMGDLATIRQYNLPIKLIIFNNRALGMVKLEMQVAGLMDNQTDMENPDFAKVAEAFGIPAMNIRKPEEVDAAIAETLKVDGPFLLNIFTNPSALAMPSHITAKQVMGMTESMAKLILGGKMDEVFDTIKSNYKHLKELI from the coding sequence ATGGCAAAAATAGTTGCAGAGCAATTGGTAGAAATGTTAGTAGAAGCTGGTGTGAAACGGATATATGCAGTTACCGGAGATAGTTTAAATTATTTTAATGAAGCGGTCCGGAAAGATGGAAGGCTTGAATGGATCCATGTGCGACATGAGGAGGTCGGTGCTTATGCGGCGGCTGCGGAAGCAGAGCTCGACGGAATTGCCTGTTGTGCCGGGAGCTGCGGGCCGGGACATGTCCACCTCATCAATGGCGTTTATGAGGCACATCGTGCGCATGTTCCTATGATCGTGATTGCTTCGACCATTCCGACCCATCAGATGGGCATGGATTATTTCCAGGAAACCAATACCTATAAACTTTTCGACGATTGCAGCAGTTACAATCAATTGATCACAACCGTTGAACAGGCGCCTCGGATGATACAGGCGGCTATTCAGCACGCTATATCCAAAAAGGGAGTCAGTGTGATTGGGCTACCTGGAGACATTTCCGAATTAAAAGCGCATGAAACCCATACCAGTACACAGGTATTCCGCTGTAACCCCGTCATCAGGCCTTCCAATATGGAACTTCAGCAATTGGCCGATCTAATCAACAACGGAAAAACAGTGACCATATATGCCGGTATTGGAGCCAATGGTGCTCGGGAGGAAATCCGTGCCTTAGCACAATACCTGAAAGCGCCAGTCGGCTATAGCTTCCGTGGAAAAATGAATGCCCAACTGGAAGCACCGTACGATGTCGGTATGACCGGGCTGTTGGGGATCCCTAGTTGTTACCAGGCCATGAAAGAAGCCGATGTACTGCTCCTGCTGGGAACAGACATGCCCTACGATGAATTTATGCCGCTCGACAATAAAATCATTCAAATAGATACGGCAGAAGAACGATTGGGCAGGCGCGCCAAATTAGCTATGGGATTGGTCGGCGACATTAAAGAAACCATCTTAGCGCTGCTTCCGCTTCTCCATGAAAAAACTGACCCCGCATTCTTGGATTCATTTGGCAAGTTTGCCACCAAAGTAGCCGAAAGTTTGCACGAATATGTCGAAGATTCAGGCAAGGAAAATGCCATACAACCGGAATATGTTGCGGATGTATTGAATACACATGCTACAAGCAATGCCATATTTACGGTCGATACCGGCATGTCCTGTGTATGGGGCGCACGCTATATTCACCAAATCGGCGACCGAAAACTCCTGGGGTCCTTCAATCATGGTAGCATGGCCAATGCGATGCCTATGGCAATCGGGGCCTCCCTGGCTCACCCAGAAAGACAGGTCATTGCCATGTGCGGCGATGGCGGCATATCGATGCTCATGGGTGACCTGGCAACGATCCGACAATACAACTTACCCATTAAGCTGATTATCTTTAATAACAGGGCCCTCGGCATGGTTAAATTGGAGATGCAGGTTGCCGGACTGATGGACAACCAAACCGATATGGAAAATCCCGATTTTGCTAAAGTAGCTGAAGCATTCGGCATCCCTGCAATGAACATCCGCAAACCTGAAGAAGTCGATGCAGCCATAGCCGAAACCTTAAAGGTGGATGGTCCTTTCCTACTGAACATCTTCACCAACCCAAGTGCATTGGCGATGCCTTCCCATATCACGGCAAAGCAGGTCATGGGCATGACGGAAAGTATGGCAAAGTTAATTTTGGGAGGTAAAATGGATGAGGTATTTGATACCATAAAATCCAACTACAAACATCTGAAAGAATTGATTTAA
- a CDS encoding DUF3078 domain-containing protein, with protein MNVLKIGVLSALSLLTFQAVAQETTDAAAVDTTKTWTIKGENTFLINQSSFSNWAAGGVNSMAGNLIFNYDFNYKKDKWNWDNKVIAAYGQTFQKETNWRKNDDRFAVNSLLGYQAAEKWLYTFFMNFNTQFANGYTYDGKYRDQKISAPFAPAYLSFGPGIAYKESDNFKINLSPAAARFIMVGAESLRESYGVDPDKFSRNEFGASLDAYYKVNLMENISLENILKLYSNYLQDPQNVDVDYLANLAMQVNKYISVNAAVQLIYDDNVNVPKKNGTTGPGLQVRQVLGAGFTYKF; from the coding sequence ATGAATGTATTAAAAATTGGAGTTTTATCTGCTTTATCACTTCTAACTTTTCAAGCTGTTGCTCAAGAAACCACTGACGCTGCCGCAGTTGACACCACAAAAACCTGGACCATCAAAGGTGAGAACACATTCCTAATCAACCAAAGCTCGTTTAGCAATTGGGCGGCAGGTGGTGTGAACTCCATGGCCGGAAACCTGATCTTCAACTACGACTTCAATTACAAAAAGGACAAATGGAACTGGGACAATAAGGTTATCGCGGCGTATGGCCAGACCTTCCAGAAAGAAACAAACTGGCGTAAAAACGATGACCGTTTTGCGGTTAACAGTTTATTGGGCTATCAAGCCGCTGAAAAATGGCTATATACCTTCTTTATGAACTTCAACACCCAGTTCGCAAACGGGTATACTTACGATGGAAAATACAGAGACCAGAAAATCTCCGCTCCATTTGCACCAGCATATTTAAGTTTCGGTCCCGGTATCGCTTACAAGGAATCCGATAACTTTAAAATCAACCTATCTCCTGCTGCTGCTCGCTTCATTATGGTCGGCGCAGAAAGCCTCCGTGAATCCTATGGTGTAGATCCTGATAAATTCTCAAGAAATGAATTTGGTGCTTCCCTAGATGCCTATTATAAAGTAAACCTGATGGAGAACATCTCTTTAGAGAATATCCTGAAATTGTACTCCAATTACCTGCAAGATCCACAAAATGTAGATGTGGATTATTTGGCAAATTTGGCAATGCAAGTCAACAAATACATTTCCGTAAACGCAGCAGTACAGTTGATTTACGATGATAATGTTAACGTTCCAAAGAAAAATGGAACTACAGGACCAGGTCTTCAGGTAAGACAAGTACTTGGCGCTGGATTTACCTATAAATTCTAA
- a CDS encoding BT0820 family HAD-type phosphatase: MIIAVDFDGTIVEHKYPEIGKPIPFAIDTLKMLANERHTLLLWTVREGRLLQEAIDYCAAQGLTFYAHNANFPEENRNSGARKLTADLFIDDRNFGGLPDWGIIYQAIKKRRMLNLRFNEENLMGEGQQTPKKASWKNLFR, encoded by the coding sequence ATGATTATTGCAGTTGATTTTGATGGAACCATCGTTGAGCATAAGTATCCAGAGATTGGAAAACCTATTCCTTTTGCTATTGATACCCTAAAAATGCTAGCAAATGAACGTCATACCTTATTGCTTTGGACAGTCCGGGAAGGTCGGTTATTACAGGAGGCGATTGATTATTGTGCAGCCCAGGGGTTGACCTTCTACGCGCATAATGCGAATTTCCCAGAAGAGAATCGGAACTCGGGAGCTCGAAAATTAACTGCCGATCTATTTATAGATGATCGAAATTTCGGTGGGCTCCCGGATTGGGGGATCATCTACCAGGCCATTAAAAAAAGAAGGATGTTAAACCTGCGCTTCAATGAAGAGAATCTTATGGGGGAAGGGCAGCAAACTCCTAAAAAAGCTTCTTGGAAAAACCTTTTCAGGTAA
- a CDS encoding glycosyltransferase: MISIVISSYNSSYFQNIQNNIHQTIGIEYELIQIWNPGIFSINEAYEKGLNQAKYEYILFIHEDLIFLNNGWGKYLLKFLELPNVGLIGLAGGNYFPDVPNDWFITNEYNYINLIHGLGDSEENLRNFEENFHQVLGLDGVFIFGKKSIFLEIGFDQNISGYHAYDLSISLRTAKKYTNYVINSINVHHISIGNRTLEWFNSTIQVHESITWKFDHPKDKYVEKELFRRFSKYIVHYWGRNLKSLEKIIKYYPRKYLHGIEHFKTIWFLVKLFTSKKFNNLNI; the protein is encoded by the coding sequence ATGATTTCAATAGTTATATCCTCCTATAATTCCTCATACTTCCAAAACATACAAAACAATATTCATCAGACCATAGGGATAGAATATGAATTGATTCAAATATGGAACCCAGGAATTTTTAGTATCAACGAGGCCTACGAAAAAGGACTAAATCAGGCAAAATATGAATACATATTATTTATCCATGAAGATTTAATTTTTTTAAATAATGGTTGGGGAAAATATTTACTTAAATTTTTAGAGCTACCTAATGTTGGTTTGATAGGATTGGCAGGTGGTAATTATTTTCCTGATGTTCCTAATGATTGGTTTATAACGAATGAGTATAATTATATAAATTTAATTCATGGCCTTGGGGATTCTGAAGAAAACTTGAGAAATTTTGAAGAGAATTTTCATCAGGTGTTGGGTTTGGACGGAGTATTTATATTTGGAAAAAAAAGCATATTCTTAGAAATAGGATTCGATCAAAATATAAGCGGATATCATGCATATGATTTATCAATTTCACTAAGAACTGCTAAGAAATATACAAATTATGTTATTAACTCTATTAACGTACACCATATTTCAATAGGCAATAGAACCTTAGAATGGTTTAACTCAACAATTCAGGTCCATGAAAGTATAACATGGAAATTTGATCACCCTAAAGATAAATACGTTGAAAAGGAACTTTTCAGAAGGTTTTCAAAATACATAGTCCACTATTGGGGTAGAAATTTAAAATCTCTAGAAAAAATTATTAAATATTACCCCAGAAAATATCTTCACGGAATCGAACATTTCAAAACTATTTGGTTTCTTGTTAAATTGTTCACCTCAAAAAAGTTTAACAATTTGAATATTTGA
- a CDS encoding IS3 family transposase, with the protein MGIRLICGLFGRTRHAYYDRQWRVQDVGLKDEIILQHVLRIRSEQKRIGTRKLLHMLAGPLQEHGIRIGRDYLFALMREHSLQIRVRKRKAVTTDSRHWMKKYRNLIKELAVERPEQVWVSDITYVQLNRRWGYLSLVTDAYSRKIVGWAFRGDLSAQGCIDALQMALQQRQYPGKGLIHHSDRGSQYCSKGYVDILRTNGIGVSMTENGDPYENAIAERVNGILKAEFDLYASQSGLRETTRKIRENIRVYNNLRPHASCDYLTPEQAHMRSGALRKRWRPKKYPIVQKEFV; encoded by the coding sequence ATGGGGATCCGTTTGATCTGCGGACTGTTTGGCAGAACAAGGCATGCGTACTATGACCGCCAGTGGCGGGTGCAGGATGTCGGACTGAAGGACGAGATCATCCTGCAGCACGTGCTGCGGATACGCAGCGAACAGAAGAGGATCGGTACCCGGAAGCTGCTCCATATGCTCGCCGGCCCCCTGCAGGAACATGGGATCAGGATCGGCCGCGACTATCTCTTCGCCCTGATGAGGGAGCATTCCCTACAGATCAGGGTCAGGAAGAGGAAGGCGGTCACCACCGATTCGCGGCACTGGATGAAGAAGTACAGAAACCTGATAAAGGAACTTGCGGTCGAGCGCCCCGAGCAGGTCTGGGTAAGCGACATCACCTATGTACAGCTCAACCGGCGCTGGGGATATCTGAGCCTGGTCACCGATGCCTATTCCAGAAAGATAGTGGGCTGGGCGTTCAGGGGCGACCTCTCGGCACAGGGATGTATCGATGCCCTGCAGATGGCACTGCAGCAGAGGCAGTATCCGGGAAAGGGACTCATACACCACTCCGATCGGGGTTCGCAGTACTGTAGCAAAGGCTATGTGGATATCCTACGCACCAACGGGATCGGGGTCAGCATGACCGAGAACGGGGATCCCTATGAGAATGCGATAGCCGAACGGGTGAACGGCATACTGAAGGCGGAGTTTGACCTCTACGCATCACAGAGTGGCCTGAGGGAGACCACAAGAAAGATCAGGGAGAACATCAGGGTATACAACAACCTAAGGCCCCACGCGAGCTGTGATTACCTCACACCTGAACAGGCACATATGAGGTCAGGTGCGCTGAGAAAGAGATGGAGACCGAAAAAATATCCAATAGTGCAGAAAGAGTTTGTATAG
- a CDS encoding transposase — METIEREFEFAERTSKKQPFDKRLILHMLDQIELGVPRRDLMEQYGVSEVSLIRWMKKFGRQPIGAKRYTTELKRSVIRAVQDGMSAYRAGNTFDISCGTVSRWVREYKGKNTELSSPEPDDMANKKPVDPKEAEILALKKALEYANLKIRALDTMIDIAEEQLKIDIRKKSGAKRS; from the coding sequence ATGGAAACAATAGAAAGAGAGTTTGAGTTCGCTGAGCGGACCAGTAAGAAGCAGCCATTCGACAAGCGTTTGATCCTCCACATGCTGGATCAGATCGAACTTGGGGTCCCCCGCCGGGACCTGATGGAACAGTACGGTGTCTCCGAAGTGAGCCTGATCCGCTGGATGAAGAAGTTCGGGCGACAGCCCATTGGGGCAAAGCGGTATACCACCGAGCTGAAGCGTTCAGTGATCAGGGCGGTCCAGGACGGGATGAGCGCCTACCGGGCGGGGAACACCTTTGATATCTCCTGCGGTACGGTCTCCAGATGGGTCAGGGAATATAAGGGGAAAAATACCGAACTTAGTTCCCCAGAACCCGATGATATGGCCAACAAGAAACCCGTAGACCCCAAAGAGGCAGAGATCCTGGCCCTGAAGAAGGCCCTGGAATATGCAAACCTGAAGATCAGGGCATTGGATACCATGATCGATATTGCCGAGGAACAGCTCAAGATCGACATCAGAAAAAAGTCTGGTGCCAAGCGGTCGTAA